TATCTTTTGTGGAAGGTTCTTGCGTAGCGACAATTAAAATAGGGcaacatatttataaacgtCAGCCACCcttaattgtaaacaatttttgCGAGAGGAGCAGGAGGTTACCAAGGACCCCTGAAAGTCTGCAATGTTATAAGCATCAGTTCCTCCTGCaactttatttagtaatttatctCTTATTATTAGACCAATAGCTATAAAATCCAAACATTACTCTGAAAAAGAGTTACAATTTCTAAACAATGAAATGTCTAAATTATTAGAAGAAGGCGTCATTGTGCCCAGTGTATCTCCATAGCGATCACAAGTATTAGTTACAGGAGGTGGGTTGCACCGAAAGCAGCTTGTTATTGACTATTCGCTTACCATAAACAGATGTACAGCACTAGATGCATTTCCTCTACATCTCATCGAGTATATAATTGAAAAGGttacgaaatttattttttttagccaAATGGACCTGAAAAGCTTATAACCAGGTACCAATTTTCTCGACTAAACGACAATATACAGCATTCGAAGCATGTGGCAAACTTTAGCCATTTACAAGGATACCTTTAGGGGTAACAAGCGGTGTCGCAGCCATCCAGCgaacattacaatacattatcGATACAGAAAAACTAGCATGAACGttcgtatatttatatgatgtcACAGTTTGTGGTAAGAGTAAAGATGACCACGatagaaaacttaataaatttatgaatgcagttaagaaatacaaattaactccAAACGAAAGTAATTGTGTTTTTGGAACCGACTCTATAAATCTTTTAGGATACTCAATATGTAATAATACGATTAAACCAGACAATGACCGTCTCAAACCACTTCTGGATCTTCCAATTCCTACGGATTTACCAATATTAAGAATAACTTTAGGTTTATTTGCTCATTACTCGAAGTGGATCCAAAATTTTTCACAAAAGATCAGAACAGTTATTAGTATTAAGCATTTTTCTTTAACTCTTTAAAGTCAGATTTTTGTAAATCTACTTTGGTAGTAGTCGATGAAAATGCAACATTTATGAAGAAACGTCATCAGGTTGCCTTTTTCTCGCGAACTTAGCTGACTCTGAGTGCAAACATTCTTTTATAGAAAAGAAGGCAATGGCAAACGTTGAATCTGTGCGTAAATGGTGGCATTATTTAATGGGTAGACACTTCTTGCTTTCATGTTCAATCGAAAACattcaagaaattaaaaaatgaaaaaaattaaagatggaGATTTGAACTTTccagttttaaatttgaaattatttatcgacCTCGTAAGGATAATATGGATGATTTTCTTTGTCACCCCGATGTAACAAGATAAGCATACTGGGTAAGAACGATAAACCTTCCATACTCTAGCAATGACATAAAACTTATTACTACTTCCTGTAGTGTGTGCTGAAATCAAGcctcgttttaataaaaataaatatcaattcatTAAAGCTACTTCACAATTTGAACGATTGACGTCGATTTTAAGGGATCCTTGCCTTCCAAtacgcaaaataaatatatgttagagaTTATTGATGAATACAGCTGATTTCCATTTGCTTATCCCTGCAAAGATATGACTGCGACGACGCACTCCGCTTTATGTACACTCAGACAGAGGAGCGACATTTATGTCTGAACAATTGAAGCAATTTCTTTACTCTCTTGGGATAGCTTGTGGTCGAACTACTTCATATAATCCCCAGGGGAATGAACAAGTTGAAAGACTCAATGGTACTCCTTGGAGAAACATACAATTATTCCTCCGATCTAAAGATATGGAGATATCAGATTGGGAAAAAGCTTTACCAGTGGCTTTACATTCCATCAGGTCACTTTTATATACTAGTACTAATGTAAATCCTCCCGAAAGAATGTTTAATCATGCTCGAAGAACTTCAAACGCCGAATCATTTTCTTCTTGGATATTAAATCAAGGAcctgttttaatgaaaaagaacGTGATAGCTATTAAGTACGATCCTATAGTTGAAGAAGTGGAGTTACTCCAGCCTAACCCGCGATATTCGTATGTTAGATTGCCAGACGGAAGAAAAACTTTAATTGCTAACAGACAATTGGGTCCACTACCAGAAAATTTATAAGattgtaatgaaaattatgaaatcataattcaatggtgtttctcatttatttatatcaacgcCTACGGCGTACCCGAAGCAGGAAAAAGCGGTATCGATCCAGAATTGAGTTAAATGCTCGGAAGAAAATGATTTCTAATCtcttactataatattataataattaaatcccATTCTTTTATGCAAAATCGTTTTGTAATATCATTGTTTCAATGAGTAGcatgttaattgttttttaagtgcattaaaactatttttttattataacatacaacattgtttttttttatatatatatttacggtTTGCATTCTGataaatacgtattttaaaaGTGGTAAACTAAGCAGGTATCATCGGTGACCACTTTTCACTAGAAGTATTGTTTTCtcgtttatttttagttttcgcTATTTAACCAAACCCCAGAATAATCGGTTCAGATCGGTTAgatgaaaaatatcaatttattttatttttgtgtgtaatTCCAAAcacttatgaatttaaaatgacactttaattaatatagaatttatttcaaatcagtAAAGTgtcactataatttaaaataatgaataactaatgattaaatataagtacaaaaaatatttatacccaccattattaagaataatagtcgttgtattttaaaaatacatttcttcgagtaaagtaaatattaaacttttatatcaaGTACTGTGttcttaaaatctttaaatagcTATACAATTTCCTTTTTATGATAGTGACGATATTGGAATAAACGTGCGATACAAAAGGTTACTGACAATTAATATTGTGAAATGTCAAATGGAAGTTCGTTTCATAGTTCATACTTCATAGTTGACATTGACTTGAAGTTGACATCAAAGAGTATACAATCTATACGTTATGACATGGTTTGGACTAGCTAGTATCTATGCCAATGATATCTGCTttctttaaatttcaaacaagttacgattaaaattataaaaaaaaattggtattgaCTTCAGCTTATTAACTTCCCATTTAATGaccaactaaaagccattaaactaagaattgagtTGTTTATTGACTCCgtgtttgttaattattattttgcgtaAGTTGTGTACATGTTTGCGGCGAAAGGATtactaacttaataaaaataattgaatcgaatttgaagtgtttttattaaacaattttcatttattaaggaGCAATATgtcgaatttaaattatacgacACGCACTGAAGGACAAACAAAGATTAATACTATCATATGGACTGTACCAAATTTTGTCaatttacttgaaaataaatcGACGAGAGAGTTTCGGACTGAGAAACCAAAAGATCCAGGCGCAGATCCTATTTATTCACGTTTTCACTTGAAGATGCAGTTTTTAGGACGAGACAATGATATTATAGAAATCTATTACTTATCACCTATCCCAGTATTTTTGAAATCAATACTAACTGTTTGCTTAAAAAGATTTGAAGAGCGATCAATAGTTATAAAGGAATATCACACGGTTCAGGCTAACAAATGGCAATATTTAGCTACATTATTCAAGAGGGATATTGCTGGTTTTGATGGACGTGACATTTTTCTATTAAGCGATGGTAGTCTgcgattaaaatttcaatttattgtaacaaatgATATTAAAGTAGACTATTCTAATGTTCCTGAAGCTCAATTAAGCAATGACTTTGAGAATCTGTTAAATAATGGTTTGTTCTCTGATATCACAATGAAATCAGCTGAGGGAAATGAATATAAAGTCCACAAGGCAGTACTTGCAAGTAGGAGTGTAGTTTTGAAGGCTCACTTTGAACACAATACAACAGAGTGCCACACAAATATTGTAGAATCTTCACTCGAGTCTGAAGTACTTACTGAAGTTTTGACGTTTATATATAGTGACAAGGCTCCAAGAGTTGATGATATGCCTGAGAAATTGTTGGCAGCTGCTGATTTCTATGAACTTAGTAGATTAAAAAGCTTGTGTGAGGAAGCATTgcataaaaaattaacagtagAGAATGCTATTGAAACTTTGCAGCTTGCAGACTTACACTCGGctaaaatactaaaacaattGACTTTGGAATTTATTAAGGATGGCCAAGCTAAGCTTATTACCAAGACAGAGGGATGGGCGAAAGTGAAATCTGTTGAGttgataaaaactatttacaattatattatgactGATGATGTTGAagctgatattaaataaattccatattaacataaattattagtaagtgGTAATGTCTCTCTTAACCAATTTTGGCCACGCAAGCCTACAAGTGTGTGCCCAAATACTAGTGCACTCTCATACTCTGATGGGACAGGCAGGGAGCATGCATCTGATGCAGTTAAATGGAGTAATTTAGACCAAGGAACAATTACTTTATATGCTTTCTGTGACatagaaatgttattattagtaAGTAGTATTAGTACATGtgcaatatattcttaaataactgtgcttaaatgatttttgtatttaattcttagccttttaattatttatttattacctgaATAAAATCTCTAtgaatataatgattatttattttaatttttaagtgaattaaatatattgtataacacTAACTgtaaacagtatttaaaacaggaTATTTAGACATGTCTTGtttgaaatatcgagctccaccaaataaaaataaaaaagatggtagatatcccgttttaaatactgttagtaataacaataaccatgttaatttaaaactaactataaagttcattaaaaagaaaaaatgattattttttaaattctattgcaacattgcaaattataataactgCTAAATCAAAAAAGATGCACTGTTTCTCTATACAGTGTGTGTATATACcctaaaaaagtatatataaatgaaaagctataatgtaaaataaattttatttgccaCCACTTTCTATCTCACTATTGCTATCACTGTCATCACTTGAGTCACTCGAGTCTGTTTCACTGTGATACTGAGTCATTTGAACCCTATTCGTATTAACAAACAAATCGTCTTCATTAAGATCCACGTCTTGTTTTCTACTATCATCAAATTCTTTAGGCCacaaattgttttctttgtaatattttatagagtccttattcataatttttacaatttcagcTTTCACTTTATCTCCTTCTGTTATTGGTTCGACTAGGATGTAGTCTCCTCGTTTTACCCATATATTTTTTCGAAACTTAGTAGGCATTGATACTAAATATTCTTCACCGGTTGGAGTTGTGACCTGTAATAAATTAGATTAAGTTCATAatcaacttaaattatattatagtattaatgtttgtttgttatgtaCCTCATGAAGATTGTTGCCTCTACTTTTCAAAACTTTGACAATACTTTGATTTTCTTTTGGCAACTCATAGTCATCCCACAAAGCTTCATTCATTACATGTTTCCTTTTGGTTACTTTCGACATATTTaagacaattttgtttttactgtaaaattaacataatcaacgtagaaatataaattataaatgagtgTTCTTTTCTGTCCTCGCTGTTTAACCTAACTTCATAGTTCTCAAACGTCATTGTCATTATTGACAAACGACATGTAGACAacttaattatcttattatttcaCGGTTAACAGGAGTTAATCTTTCAGCCaataaaaatatggtaaatattataaaaaaaaaaccaagaaaatgtatagttttataaattttatttacatttttcaagaACATCAAAAATAGTTAACGATTCCCCATCTGGTATGCCATAACCCTTTTCCAAGCCATGAGGGTTTGAAGGTGTGGTACAACATAGATTTGCTTCTTTTCTTAATACTTGATCAACTTCTACTGATGTGAAGAAAGCTACTGACATGGGTAAATCATGTATACCCaccctaaaaaaatatgtattcttatatatttaattcttttatttacattaatcatTTAGATTAGACAGCATCACAGATTTAGAAGAGGCTAGATACTACAAGTTGACGCACTACTTCTTGACATTGTGTTTGACCGTGCCAGTGGCAAGTTGTGTCGTGCATATAAGATTGGCAAAGTATGagtcaatatataaattttaaaatcatttattataacgcTCAAGTATGGCTAGGGTCATACTATCGTCATGCGGATCTAACCTACTATAAATCTATGGGTAGCACctaattaacaatttttcttGACAATTCTATAAACGAATGAGCTCTACTTAGTGTTTGCACTAAAACCATCACAATGTAGAGCACGCTCATACTTAACCATGTAtgataatgtaaatattgtttcgATTGCCGAACCATTTGTCAGTTTagacttagtttttatttatatactacaaAAATTACCTTTGAGAACAAAATGCTCGCGTGAAGAGGTTAGTTATTTGTAGAGCTAAAGCTGTTTTATATCTGTGTTCGTCCGGTACTAAGTATCTCACTTCGTCGTGAAAACTTAAACAGAATCtgaaaaaaatttagatataacCTTGAGTTAACTATGTTtgctattttaaaaatcgatttgAAAACAACTTTTACATTTGACTTTGCAATTCGGTGGTATGTTgtgacaaacatacaaactgttaaatatttatgatataaagtaaatttcatgtcaaatacaaatcaataaatacctGGCCTTAGGAGCGAGATGTGCCATGCTGACCAGCATGAGGTGCAGGAAGTCAGCAGCAGCACTCTGCACGGCCCAGTTCAGACGAGTGCCCCCCCAGCGACCACCAGCCTGTTCCAGAGATCTAGACAACCTGCCTTCTAGGAACGCTGTCGCTGGAGCTTCAGAATCTATTAGTTTGTAACAAACCAAAAGAACATGTGAAATTGCGATAATGGATTTGAtcataaacagtatttttttctacatgcacaaatttgaattttataattcctCATTACACTAACATgccgtattttatatattaaagacacATTTATTGTCCATAGCTGCAATTCCTCTAATTTATTGAACACAGTTCGTTTGCAAACATTTTGAATTAGGAATCGTTACAATTTGACACACTAAAAGATATAACCAATAGGAACACGTGGAATTACGAAAACCAATACAGTTCAACTATGTTTTAAATGTCCATACCTGCAATTTCCTCCAATTTGTTGAACATCTGCGATTCAGTACCACCGACCCAAATAGGGCGCTCAAACATTTCATCAAGTTTCTTTCCGCTGAGCTTAGCGAGACGCATCGCTTGGTATGCTGACATTTCTAATGGCtgaaaaacgttttattttttacatttctttcatttcaatcctatattaattaagaaatagaGGATGGGACTCATATCATCATCTTTCAAATGAACTTTTAAACTCATGGTACTGTTTTTGGTACCAAGTGTGTAAACGCAGAAGGAAAACAGTACATTTAACAGTTTGTTCCTTATCCCTAACCTAATAGTTACTCCAGAAAGACCAACTCGCTTAGGAAGTCGCTTCGAAAGAAGGTATTACTAAGTTATCTTATCAGAGCCGTGtcgaacattttattatatcatttagggtgaaagtaatttagtttttcctaataaattatagttacaaGTTTCATATATGATCAATCTATGTAATACTGCATTTGAAACGTCTCATTTCAAAGaacatatgtaatataaattgagCCTCAATCGTATACTACGTTAAATGTTATTGTACTTTGAAAATGGTGATTCCAAAAacacattttactttttttacttccgaaaaggaaaaatatttatggtaacAAATGATTGAATAATTGAATGAACTTAAGTGTTAGAATTGGTTTGCTCGTTTTCGTATCAAAAATTTTGATACGAAAACGTAATATTATATGCCGGTATCGGTATGCCAAGTTAAGTCACAAAATCATCGTACCCGATCTCCCAACTCCTCGTCGATGAAACCTTCTGAAAACTTTTGCTTCAATCGATAAACTCGCCTCCCCTTCGTCGTGGAAAACATCTTGGCCGCCTTACTCTTCGCCTCGGATATCGTCATCGTCGGGTTGAACTGCTTCAGAAGGCGTTCGGCGAAGTTCTGCCCGGCGCCTGCAACGGACGAGCGTCAGACGGCGGACGGTGCGGCGGGGCGGGGTGGCCGCAGACAGCGATGCCAACACATCCCAAAATTTAAAggattttatagttttatttttgacaaaaaaaagtataaaaaatgaaaaacgtcgTATGAAAAGAATAGGAGGAAGAAAGGCGCACCGACCGTAGATGCGCGCGTAGTTGATGACCTTGGCGTGGTCGCGGCGCACGAGCGCGGCGCGCGCCGTGAGCGCGTGCAGGTCGCTGGCGCGCCGCTTGTCGCCCGCCAGCACGGCCCAGCCGAACGCGCTGCCGCCGCACACGCGCGCCGCGCTGTCGCCCAGCAGCGCCGCGATCCACAGCTCCTGCCGAGGGCGAGCTGTTTGCAATCGTTTGCTGGCGACGGTTGCAAATAAACCGACGACGAAATTAATTGATTCAGTgagttatgttttgttttaatgcattttatatttaaaaaaaaagacatcattcgattaattaaaaaaaaatagttaagttGTCTGAAATACGCTATGGGTTATAGTGAGAGAGGAGGAGCCTTCccaccgctgccgtatgcgtaagagaagaGGAAGCCAGGCAGACTGGCGCCGTGaggcgttacgtaacgaagcggcctaccctcccataagaagtaaTAGTCGGCACTAGATTGATGCAGTGATGGTACCTGCGAGTCGACATCGGCGCCCACGAACTTGTACCCGGGCGGCGCCTGCACGAGCGCCCGCAGCTCGGACCCGATACGCTCGCTGTTAGCGTTACTCGCCGTCATCCAAGTCGGCTCGGAGGCCCTGGACACATTATTTTATGTGCATAAAGAAGTAACCGATCGCAATCATTTCAAAAAGCAGCCCTACTGGCCGGTAAGCACTCAGAGAGATAAATGTCCAAACAGGAGCGCATGGGGTCAGTTTTCTGGCTATATCGACTACTTTGATCCTACCCTTTTTGTCATTACTCTGTTATGTTTTCTCTGTATATACGTCAAATGTAAAATACTACGTTCGCAATTCTTTTATGATATCGAGTTTCTCGTAATTTAAGGCCTTGTACGTAGAAATCTCCCGTTGTCACAGAAGTGTCGTTTACAAAGAATTggaattattctttaaaaaaaatcctaaatgtTTTAACCCATACGAAGTcttcatataaattatgaatataacgaCTCGACTACAATACCATTTATTCTACTTATGGCAATAAGGGAACAGTTAACAATACATCAATTGtctaatgaatgaatatttaataattcttcgTAAGTCAAAGCGTCGGTACCGTCTCGTCAAAGTCCCGCAGACGACCACGTGCGGCACGATGGCGCCGTAGCGGCGCGGGGCGGCCCGCGGGGCGGCCCGCAGCGCGGCGGGCAGCAGCGGCGGCGGCAGCCACACCACTTGCTGCCCCCTCACGCGCTCTCTGTTGTTGCGCCAGTACGACATCATGCGCCCGAACGACAGCACCTAACGACCCACTGTTCCAGAACTTCGGTTGGACATGTTGTGGTGATCGCTTCCAGACCGATTCCAGTCGTCGGGCGGTCAATGGAAACTAGctcagaatatattatagagcACGAGTGCACACAGATGCACTATTATTATCAAACGATGGCGAATGGCGATCCGATACcatcggaaagagttcaaggTCAAGATTAATTGCTTCAAATACGTGGCAGAACGCAATCCCTGTCGCCTCATATACGGTCGCTGCTGAGAATTCTTACCAAGGAGAccgaataactttttattttcaccTGGAATTAGCTATCTATATCTATGAATGCTTTCGCGTATCACgtaaacaacaacaacattaacagcctgtaaatttccctcagctgagctaaggcctcctcttcatTTGAGAAGGTTtgtccaccatgctgctccaatgcgggttggtggatgaattataaatattttgaaatatataatatgtcgttGTCGTTGTCACAAAACAACACAACTTAAATTTTGCAAATAGTAAGAAGTTATTCGCAAGGTGGTCCGCGCAAATGCAACCTATACAAACTTTACAGTATGATTACTCATATAAATCCATTGAggctttgaataaaaaaaaaatatgtataattatagtaaataaatgcatctaagaatataaaaatgctCCGTTATAATTTAAAGTGTCACCTTTTCAGCTTCGTTCCCCTGCGCAGACAACACATTCTGACTGAACATGTTCAGAAAATCTTTTGCCAGTGGATTACCAACTTTATATTTAGGTCCATCTTTGTGCGGTAACCGAAGAAAATGACAGCAACCTGAAATCGTTCGAAGAAATAACAATAGGACCGTGTTATGTACcaacctaaaaatataataaaagttattgatatTAATCGAGAGAAGCAATATTATGAGATGTCTTTAAAATGAAATGCATAAAATTATAGCATGTAACTTTACAGGTATATATAGGTGTATATGTATACCTGTAAAATTACATGAGAAATTATAACACCTGCAAACTTAAAATTTTGGCTGGTAGGTTCTTTAAAGTAGTATCAGGGTATCATCCCCTTAGGAGTGTAGTTTCTTAAGATTTTAAGAAACTACTCTCCTAAGGGGAGTAAAACGGGAGATGAAtcattgtgttttataaatttggtgtaggttcagctagtagtatatatactttaaaagggTTTCTATAAaagtagttttctttttttaaatcttaacaacTTTTGTTGGTGATTCTGGAGGTTGAAAAAGTTCTGTACAGTCCAATCCAATAATATAGTCCAAATATCAACGTTCTTCTCTTTAGAAGAATTGAGGGTTTCATACAAATGTGACAGAAATTCGTTCCTTCC
This window of the Vanessa atalanta chromosome 21, ilVanAtal1.2, whole genome shotgun sequence genome carries:
- the LOC125072384 gene encoding speckle-type POZ protein-like, producing MSNLNYTTRTEGQTKINTIIWTVPNFVNLLENKSTREFRTEKPKDPGADPIYSRFHLKMQFLGRDNDIIEIYYLSPIPVFLKSILTVCLKRFEERSIVIKEYHTVQANKWQYLATLFKRDIAGFDGRDIFLLSDGSLRLKFQFIVTNDIKVDYSNVPEAQLSNDFENLLNNGLFSDITMKSAEGNEYKVHKAVLASRSVVLKAHFEHNTTECHTNIVESSLESEVLTEVLTFIYSDKAPRVDDMPEKLLAAADFYELSRLKSLCEEALHKKLTVENAIETLQLADLHSAKILKQLTLEFIKDGQAKLITKTEGWAKVKSVELIKTIYNYIMTDDVEADIK
- the LOC125072458 gene encoding probable RNA-binding protein EIF1AD encodes the protein MSKVTKRKHVMNEALWDDYELPKENQSIVKVLKSRGNNLHEVTTPTGEEYLVSMPTKFRKNIWVKRGDYILVEPITEGDKVKAEIVKIMNKDSIKYYKENNLWPKEFDDSRKQDVDLNEDDLFVNTNRVQMTQYHSETDSSDSSDDSDSNSEIESGGK